Proteins co-encoded in one Streptomyces roseochromogenus subsp. oscitans DS 12.976 genomic window:
- the rocD gene encoding ornithine--oxo-acid transaminase has translation MTAAEDAEDLVAAAEAHCAPTYRPLPVVVATAQGAWMTDVEGRRYLDLLAGYSALNFGHGNRRLIEAAKAQLERVTLTSRAFLHDRFAAFCAELAELCGMEMVLPMNTGAEAVESAVKTARKWGYRVKGVPAEMAKIVVAGGNFHGRTTTIISFSTDPEARADFGPYTPGFQIVPYGDLTAMREALTENTVAVLLEPIQGENGVIVPPAGYLPAVRELTRQRNVLFVADEIQSGLGRTGRTFACEHEGVVPDMYVLGKALGGGILPVSAVVSSAEVLGVFRPGEHGSTFGGNPLACAVALEVIAMLRTGEFQARAAELGARMHRALAALRATGTVTAVRGRGLWAGLDLAPKAGTARAVSERLMDRGVLVKDTHTATLRLAPPLVISEEDLDWGLEQLRAVLIG, from the coding sequence ATGACCGCTGCAGAAGACGCAGAAGACCTCGTAGCCGCCGCCGAGGCGCACTGTGCGCCCACCTACCGCCCGCTGCCGGTCGTCGTGGCCACGGCGCAGGGGGCGTGGATGACGGATGTGGAGGGGCGGCGCTATCTGGATCTGCTGGCCGGTTACTCGGCGCTCAACTTCGGGCACGGCAACCGGCGGCTGATCGAGGCGGCGAAGGCGCAGCTGGAGCGGGTGACGCTGACCTCCCGCGCCTTTCTGCACGACCGGTTCGCCGCGTTCTGCGCGGAGCTGGCCGAGCTGTGCGGGATGGAGATGGTGCTGCCGATGAACACCGGCGCGGAGGCGGTGGAGAGCGCGGTGAAGACGGCCCGGAAGTGGGGGTACCGGGTGAAGGGGGTGCCCGCGGAGATGGCGAAGATCGTGGTGGCGGGCGGCAACTTCCACGGTCGTACGACGACAATCATCAGCTTCTCCACCGACCCGGAGGCGCGGGCGGACTTCGGGCCGTACACGCCGGGGTTCCAGATCGTGCCGTACGGCGATCTGACGGCGATGCGGGAGGCGCTGACGGAGAACACCGTGGCGGTGCTGCTGGAGCCGATCCAGGGCGAGAACGGGGTGATCGTGCCACCGGCCGGCTATCTCCCGGCCGTCCGGGAGCTGACCCGGCAGCGGAACGTGCTCTTCGTCGCCGACGAGATCCAGTCAGGTCTCGGCCGGACCGGGCGGACCTTCGCGTGCGAGCACGAGGGAGTGGTCCCGGACATGTATGTGCTGGGCAAGGCGCTGGGCGGCGGGATCCTGCCGGTGTCGGCGGTGGTGTCGAGCGCGGAGGTGCTCGGCGTGTTCCGGCCGGGCGAGCACGGGTCGACGTTCGGCGGGAATCCGCTGGCCTGCGCGGTGGCGCTGGAGGTGATCGCGATGCTGCGGACGGGCGAGTTCCAGGCCCGGGCGGCGGAGCTGGGGGCGCGGATGCACCGGGCGCTGGCGGCCCTGCGGGCCACGGGCACGGTGACGGCGGTCCGCGGGCGCGGGCTGTGGGCGGGCCTGGACCTCGCGCCGAAAGCCGGTACAGCGCGGGCCGTGTCGGAGCGGCTGATGGACCGGGGTGTGCTGGTGAAGGACACCCACACCGCCACCCTGCGGCTCGCTCCCCCGCTGGTGATCAGCGAGGAGGACCTGGACTGGGGGCTGGAGCAGCTGCGGGCGGTACTGATCGGCTGA